In the genome of Chryseobacterium sp. 52, the window AAGATCTTAAACCTGTTGCTCCTTTTAAGTCTGCCATGCAGGTTCAGAATAAAGATCCGTATTTTTTTAATTACCCTATTCAGATCGCCCATTTTGTAACATTCAGAAAGGATATTTATGAGCAGACTGAAAAAATGAATCAGAATTTAAAAATATCCGAGGATCAGGATCTGTACTTAAAAATGTATGAAAAAGGGGATGTCTACTTCATTGATGAGACTAATTATCTTTACAGAACCCATACCGGTGGTATTTCCCAGAACGAAAATAAATCAAAATCCTACGAGTATTTTGCCCAGGTTGTTTTCAATGCGATGAAGAGAAGAAACATCAAAAGCATCAACGGAATGAAAGTTCCCGAAAACTATACTGATCAACAGGAAATTTTCAAACTTTTGGAATACCAGAATTCAATTCCATATAGGATAAAAAGAAAAATCTCCATTACTTTACAAAAACTTTTCAGGTAATGTCAGCAGAAAATCAGAAAATCAAAGTCCTTTTCAGGCACCGTTCCATGGAAATGGGTGGTGTAGAAAAAGTGATCCTCAGCATCCTCCATAATCTTGATCCTGAGAAATTTGACATTACGGTTTGCCTGAATCTGAACCAGGGTGAACTGAGAAATGAATTCCCGGAACATGTCAACAAAATCTATTTTACTGACGGAAAGGAAGATTTCTCCAGAAATCCTTTGATCCACAGGCTGCAGCTAGTCCGCCGGAGACTGAAATTGTCCCGGGCCCTGAAAGATCATACCATCTCAGACCGTCTTTTAGGAAATAAAAAGTTTGATATCGAGATTGCCCCTACGTATTCTGCCTTTTCATCGGTCATCAATTCCAGCAATACATCTTCCAAGAAAATAGGATGGTTTCACTCTGAAATTAACGTTCCAACGCTACAGCCTTTGGTTCCCGACATTCTTGAAAATTTTCCGCAATTTGACCATATGATCTATTGTTCACAGAAGATCAAGGATCTGATGCACAAATATTATCCGCAATTACAATATCCCGGTGAAAGTGTGGTGATTAATGCGATTCCTATTGACGAAATCAAAAAAAAGGCACAAGAAAAAATAGAACCTCTTCCTGAAGGCCCTGTTTTTGTTTCTGTGGGACGTCTTCATAACAGAAAAGGATATCACAAACTGATTGATGCCCACAAAAGGCTAATTGATGAAGGATTCCAACACAGCATTATCGTGGTGGGAAGCGGTGAAGAAATGAAAAACCTTACCGATCAGATCCGCATGAATAAAGTTCAGGATACTTTTATTTTAAGTGGGAACAGAATGAACCCTTATCCGTATGTCAAAAATGCAGATTTTTTCATTCTGCCTTCAGAATCTGAAGCATGGCCATTAGTCATTGCAGAAGCATTAATACTTCAGAAACCCATTATTGCTACTGATACAGGAGATGTGGGAGTGATGATCAAAGACAGGGAAACCGGCTACCTCATCAATTATGAAACTGACGAGATGTATTCAGCTATGAAAACTTTTCTAACAGATCCTGAGCTTATTGCCCAAATTAAGAAAAACCTGGAAACCATAGAAGACCAGTTTGACAATCAGAAAATATTTGATACCGTAGAGGGGATTCTTGAGGATCTTCACCAAAAAAATTAATGAGCGGAATATCCTCCGTCTACCACCAGATTTGATCCGGTTATCCATTTTGAAGCATCTGAAAGCAAGAAAATACAAGCATTTGCTACGTCTTCCGGCTGTCCGATTCCCAGCGGATGCTTTTTAAGAACCTCTTCCGCTGCATCTTCACCAATATTTTCAAACATTTTTTCCAATATCGGGGTATTCACCATTGCAGGGCTCACACTATTGACCCTGATACCGCTTCTTGAAAGTTCCATGGCAAGAGAACGCGCTCCTGAAACTACGGCTCCTTTACTTGCTGAATAGGCAGCCTTCCCTATTTCGCCCACCATGCCTGCTACTGAGGAAATAAAGACAAAACTAGAATTTTCGTTTTTATATTTTTTAAGGGATAAAATCTTTGCTATTTCAAAACCGGAGATCACATTCACCGCAAAAATATCGGCATACAGCTGAGGAGTATGCTTCTTCAGCGGAAGCGTTTTTTCTATTCCAGCACAATGGATGAATCCAGAGATCTTTCCTAAAACAGATACCTTTTCAGCAATTAGATCTTCAAGATTTTCAGCATGGGTTATATCTGCAATAATAGCTTGTGCTTTGGTATCCGGAGCTAACATAGATATTGTTTTCGCCAGCTCTTCTTCGTTTCTTGCGATAAGAATAAGACTGGCTCCGCCCTTGCTGCATTCTACAGAACAGCTCCTCCCGATTCCGGAAGAAGCCCCTGTAATAAGAATTGTTTTATCTTTTAAAGAAAACTGATTCATTAATCCTCGAAGTTTTCTTTACCAATAGCATTCATCAAATCAGAAATAGTCTCTATATCTTTAAAGTGCTTTGTATCAATTTTTTTATCAAAATGCTCATCAACAAATGCAATTACGGAAAGCAGACTGATAGAGTCATAGCTTTCAAGCTCCTTCAATTTCGTTTCAATGGTAAGCGTTTCATCTTCTTCTAATTCTTCCTGTAGTTTTTCTAAAAAAACGGATGTCTTCATATATTTTTTATTTTATGACTTTATATTACTGTTTATATATCTAATACGGTTGCTCCCCATGAATATCCTACTCCAAACCCGGCCATCAACACACGGTCTCCTTCTTTCAATATCCCTTGATCCATCATATTTTTCAAGGCAATCGGAATGGTTGCAGACACTGTATTTCCGGTATTCTCCATGTTAATATAGAACTTTTCTGCCGGTATTTTTGTTTTTTTTCTTAAATAATTCAGCATAAAGGAATTGGCCTGGTGAAAAACAAAATGATCAATATCATCCATCGTTAAACCATTGGTTTCCAAAGTTTCTTTTACCAGCCCTGGAATATTTTCAATGGTAAAATTGAAAATTTCGGGGCCGTTCATATAAAGATTTTCAGGCTCAAAATCATTTTCAGGATTAAGTTCAAAATCTGTTCTGAAAGCACCTTTCTTTACAATAAGATTCTCAGCTCCCTTTCCGTCTGTCCCCAGACAGAACTGATATTCTTTGGCATTTTCATCTTTTTCTACAATCACAGAAGCTGAAGCATCCCCGAATATACTTCGGTTGGCTTTATCTTTTGGATTGATATGCTTGGTATATGTTTCCGATGTGATCAGTAAAATACTTTTTGCAATCCCGGACATGATTAATCCTTTAGCAAAAGCCAGTCCATATACAAAACCGGAGCATCCCAGATTAAAATCTATTGCTCCAATATTTGTTCTTAACCCCAGTCTGTCCTGAAGAATACATGCGGTGGTAGGAAGAAAATAATCAGGGCTTTGCGTGCAGAAGAGAATAAAATCTACTTTATTCCGGTCATAATTTTCGAAAACTTTTTCTGAAGACCTTACAGCAAGTTCCAGTACGGTCTCGCTGTCTGAAGAAATATGGCGCTGTCTGATGCCTACTTTCTCATGAATT includes:
- a CDS encoding glycosyltransferase family 2 protein; this encodes MKFSILIAHYNNAVLFRDCYRSLLAQTYQNWEAVILDDASSEEEKEQIKTIIAEDERFKFFENEKNSGVGVTKSKLIDLASGDICGFVDPDDAILPEALEKAVDIFTRKKNVVLAYSRFMSCDKDLKPVAPFKSAMQVQNKDPYFFNYPIQIAHFVTFRKDIYEQTEKMNQNLKISEDQDLYLKMYEKGDVYFIDETNYLYRTHTGGISQNENKSKSYEYFAQVVFNAMKRRNIKSINGMKVPENYTDQQEIFKLLEYQNSIPYRIKRKISITLQKLFR
- a CDS encoding glycosyltransferase; this encodes MSAENQKIKVLFRHRSMEMGGVEKVILSILHNLDPEKFDITVCLNLNQGELRNEFPEHVNKIYFTDGKEDFSRNPLIHRLQLVRRRLKLSRALKDHTISDRLLGNKKFDIEIAPTYSAFSSVINSSNTSSKKIGWFHSEINVPTLQPLVPDILENFPQFDHMIYCSQKIKDLMHKYYPQLQYPGESVVINAIPIDEIKKKAQEKIEPLPEGPVFVSVGRLHNRKGYHKLIDAHKRLIDEGFQHSIIVVGSGEEMKNLTDQIRMNKVQDTFILSGNRMNPYPYVKNADFFILPSESEAWPLVIAEALILQKPIIATDTGDVGVMIKDRETGYLINYETDEMYSAMKTFLTDPELIAQIKKNLETIEDQFDNQKIFDTVEGILEDLHQKN
- a CDS encoding SDR family NAD(P)-dependent oxidoreductase, which translates into the protein MNQFSLKDKTILITGASSGIGRSCSVECSKGGASLILIARNEEELAKTISMLAPDTKAQAIIADITHAENLEDLIAEKVSVLGKISGFIHCAGIEKTLPLKKHTPQLYADIFAVNVISGFEIAKILSLKKYKNENSSFVFISSVAGMVGEIGKAAYSASKGAVVSGARSLAMELSRSGIRVNSVSPAMVNTPILEKMFENIGEDAAEEVLKKHPLGIGQPEDVANACIFLLSDASKWITGSNLVVDGGYSAH
- a CDS encoding phosphopantetheine-binding protein; this translates as MKTSVFLEKLQEELEEDETLTIETKLKELESYDSISLLSVIAFVDEHFDKKIDTKHFKDIETISDLMNAIGKENFED
- a CDS encoding ketoacyl-ACP synthase III encodes the protein MIKVSKIEYYLPEQILTNEDLEKEFPEWSSDRIHEKVGIRQRHISSDSETVLELAVRSSEKVFENYDRNKVDFILFCTQSPDYFLPTTACILQDRLGLRTNIGAIDFNLGCSGFVYGLAFAKGLIMSGIAKSILLITSETYTKHINPKDKANRSIFGDASASVIVEKDENAKEYQFCLGTDGKGAENLIVKKGAFRTDFELNPENDFEPENLYMNGPEIFNFTIENIPGLVKETLETNGLTMDDIDHFVFHQANSFMLNYLRKKTKIPAEKFYINMENTGNTVSATIPIALKNMMDQGILKEGDRVLMAGFGVGYSWGATVLDI